AACCACAACTATAATGCATTCAATGGGAAACATTGCCTCTATCAACTTCAAGCCCACTAATGCAATCCAGCTAGAGCACAACGATCGCACACGCCCCCCCACTTACTTGCTGGTCAATAAAGGGCTAGACATAGAGTGCCCCATAAAAGCTAAGGAAGCTCTAGCTAAGAGAGAACAGCTCATTGCCCAAGCCAAAGAGCATTACAAGCAAAAGTTTAACCAGCCTTTTAAAGCCACAAATTACCTTTGGAGTGCTGTCGTTAATCTCAAAGACACGAGCACCATGGCAGACCTAGATAAGATCTCCAAGCACTTTAAAGACCACTATGGGTTTCAATGCTACCAAATTGCCATACACCGAGATGAGGGGTACATTGATGAGGGCACTGGGCAAACGCACATTAACCATCACGCCCACATGGAGTTTGTCATGTTGCACCCCGACACGGGCAAGAGCCTTATGCGCAAGATCAGCAAAGATGGCGTGCCTTTTAAGAGCGAGCGGGCGGCTTTTGAGCGCATACAGACAGAAGTGGCACAGATTTTGGATATGGAGCGGGGGCAGTATAAGAACAACAAATACGACAGCAACCACAAGCTGATTATAAAGGGCACTTACAGAAAGCGCATTGAGCCTAGAGTCTATGCCAAGACAATGCAAGAGAAAGCCAGCCCCCTAAGAGTTGAAATAGCCCAGCTTAAAGAAGCCCAAGAGCAAGAACACCAAGCTTTAAACACCATCTGCCAGCAAATTGCCCCCAATCCCAAGCCCCAGCTTTTGAGTTTCAACGAGTGTAAGCAGATCATAGAAGCCCATGTCAAAGAGTGGATCGCCATCAACAAAGAGCTGGGCGACAACAAGCTTTACACTCCCCAAGACTACCGAGATTTAAGGGCTCTCAAACAAAAGGGCATTAGCATCGCCGATCTAAAAGCTAACATAGCCAACCTAGAGCAACAGATCAAAGACCGCCAACAGAAAAGCCAAGAGCTAGAGCAAGAAAACCAAGACCTTAAACAGCAAGTCCAAGACCGCCAAGCTCTGCTAGACCGCCAAGCCCCAAGCTCCAAAGACCGCCAGCGTTTAAAGTATTACAGCCGAGAGAAACTCATTGACTCTTGCATTGCCTATGACAACCAACGCATCTTACAACAAGCAGAGTGGCAGAAAAGATAAGAAATCATCGACATGCTCACAGCTTGTATCGAGCGCAATAGAAAAGTCATGCAAGAAATCTTAGACCATATTGCTTGTCAAAAAGAAAACGGCTCTATTGAACTTCCAAGCTCAAACTCAAATTTAACTTCCTTTCAAAAAGGAAACGATTTTACTGACCCTCAAGGCTCAAGTTCTATTTTGGGGGCAATCCTAAGTTTCATAATAAAAAAAATAAGCGAGCTGTTAGGGTTAAGTGATGGTCTACTTCGTCTCATTCAATCTCAATCCCCCATAAACAATCCAGCCCACGCAGCAGAACAGGAAAATAGAGCCATGGAACATGACCCCTTGGAGCAGATCAAAATTTTAGTCAAAGAGAACGCAGAGCTTAGAAAAGAAAAAAATAAAGTGATAAAAGAGAACCGCCAGTTGAAAAAACAACTAGCTCAAAATGCAGAAATCCAAAGAAATGAGCCACAAAAAGTCCAAATCAGTCCAAAAACCCTAGAAAATTGCACTTTCAAAAATTTTTTAAAACACCCAAAAAACCACAACTGCTTAACTTGGCGATTCTTTTCAGCGCTCTAAGCAACTCACCCAAGCAAGTGTATCTAACACATTAGCCTATATTTGCTAGACTACTAGGATTTAGCGCAAAACCAAATTTTAGGAATATAAGAGCGGTGCAAAATCTCAAAGAAAATATCTTAGATGCCTATACTATTGTGGAATATTTAGGTGAGGGGGATATTGACAAAAGAGACAAAAAGCTAAAACCCCTTGGCACACTTGACTTTGAGTTGCCCGATCAAAAAGACTACAAGCAATATTTTTTAAATGAGTTGCAAGCATTCAAAGATAGACAAAAAATACAAGACGATAGGAAAGTAGGACTTGTGTGTTACTTTGGGATTTTTGCCTTTGAGGAAATCGTGCAAATTTTTAGAGAAAAATACAACATCCAGGCTGAGGATGACAATGACGACATCGTTAAAGGTGATAAGTTCAGTTTGGCTCTTGTGTTCGACAAAGACTTAAGTTTTGTAGAAGACAAGACTTTTTACACAATGAGTGCTTATGTGCGTGAAAATGGGGATCTTACAGAAGACATGCAAGCCCATGAAAAAGAGCTTAAGCATGCATTGCAGATACAATTTGAGGAACAAGGGTTTGATGCAACCTTTCTAGATCTCTATGAAAAATATAAAGTAGATAAGGACAATTTTAGATTTGCTTTGCTCAAAAATATAGACACAGAACTCACTAATTTACATTCTTTTTTTATCAAAGATCTACAGATAGCCAAGACTCTAAACAATAAAAATCTCACCACTTACTTTAGCAAATCCAATAAAGCCAAAAAGAATTGTGACAGCAAAAGCAGCTCACCTAACTTTAACCCCAGTTTGTTTCACGAGATTTTAGCCCCTAAAAACTACCCTTTGGGGCGTTTTGTGGCGGACAGCAAATACGCCCTCTCTTTCATGCAACAAGTGGCTTTAAACATTGCCCTAGATGAAAACAATGAACCTTTAAGAAGTGTCAATGGACCGCCAGGCACGGGCAAAACCACGCTTTTAAAAGACATTTTTGCTGAGCTTGTGGTGCGTCAAGCCTATGAGATTGTGCAATTAAAAGATAAGACCATTAAAAGCCATGTTAATTGCAAGTTGTCTAAAACGGAGATGGCTGAGTTGGGTCTTTTACCCAAGAATATAGCGGATAAAAACATTTTAGTGGCTAGCTCTAACAATGGAGCGGTGCAAAACATTGTCAAAGAGTTGCCCAAAAGCAAAGAAATCTCAAACGAGTTTAAAGAGTTGGCAGAAAAAATAGACTACTTTTCAAAAGTGGCTAACAATGAAGGGGAACAAAACTGGGGTTTGTTTGCGCTTGAAGGCGGGGCATCCGCCAATATTAAAAACTATTAGAAAAAATAGAAGCAATGGTAGAAACTTTACAAGACTTGCAAAATGAAAAGGATTTAAAACATGCATGCCAAACATTGCTCAAAGCTTATATCAAAGCGCATTTCCCCGTTGATATAGATTTTTTAGATATTCTAGATTTTCAAGATGGTGATAACGACACTGAAGATTGCTTTGACATTTACAAAGCTTTTTTAGCTCTCTACCACCATGTAAATCAAAAGCGTCAAAGAATGCAAGCGTATAGTCAAAGCTTGACTGAGTTAAGCTATTTACGACAAGAATACATTGCCAAAACTAAAGACTTTGAAAGTGCTAAAACTAGAAGAAAGAATGAATTGGATGCAAAGCTCTATGAGCTAGAACATAGTAAAACCAATATAGAAACAAAGAAACAAGCCTTAACACAAGAAATGGGGCAAATCCAAATGCATTTGTCTAGCATAGACACGCATTTGCAAACTTTAAGAGAAGAACAACGAGTCTTAGAGTCTAACAAGCCCAGCTTCTTTGCTCGGGTCTTTAAAACCCCTAGTTTTAGATTGCAAACAGAACAAGAACAACAAATTCTAGAAAACCTCAAGGATTTTGTCCAACAAAAGAAAGAAAAACAAGCCCACTACAACCGCCTTTTGACAGAATTACAACGGTTACAAGCTTTAAACATAGACCAAGAGCAACAAAACTTACAAGAAAATTTTAAGCAGTTTGTCACACAAGGCACTAAGAATTTAGAGAACTTAGGACAAAGAATAACCCATTTGTCAAACACCCAAGACAATACCATTAATCCCCTAGATTTTTCGCTCTCTTATGAGGATTTGCAAAAGTCTAACCCTTGGTTCAATGCCGACTTTAGAAAATTACAAAGCCAACTCTTTTTATTAGCTTTAGGGGTAAAAAAGCAATTTTTACTGGACAATTTAGACAATCTTAAAAATGCCAAAGACATATGGGGCAATGCCTATAAACTTAAAGACAAGGAAAATGGCAAAGAATTATTGAAAGGGGCTTTTCATTGGATTAATCTAGCTATCCCTGTCATCAGCACCACTTTTGCCAGTTTTCAGCGCATGTTCAATGCTTTGGGTAAAGAAACAGATTTTGTCGGCAATCTGTTCATTGATGAGGCAGGACAAGCCGTGCCCCAAAGTTGTGTGGGCGCACTCTTTAGAAGTCAAAAGGTCATGGCTGTGGGTGATCCTTCGCAAATCAAGCCTGTGCTTAGTTTGCACCCAAGCATGCTTAATATCATTGCTAGAAAATACAATGTAACAGAACACTTTTTAAGCTATGAAACCTCTGTGCAAAGCATCATGGACTATATCAGCCCCTATGGTTACCAAAAACAAGACAAGAGTTATATTGGTATCCCCTTATGGGTGCACAGGCGTTGCAACAGCCCCATGTTTGATATATCTAATGCTATTTCTTATGATGGCTTAATGGTGCAAGGCAAGGATAAAGATAAATCTTTGGGCAAAGCACAATTTTACGATGTCAAGGGGCGTGCTGACAATAAATTTGTGCTAGAGCAAGCAAATTTTTTAAAAGAGCTGATTGAAGCAAAATTGCAAGAAAACCCAGAACTGAAAGCAACCCCAGAGGGCATTAAAGACAAAGAAAACAAAGACGCGATTTATGTGATTTCACCTTTTAGAAATGTTGCCTTTAAGCTCGCAGAGTCTTTAAAGGATTTAGGTTTTAAACATAAAAGAGATGTCGGCACGGTGCACACCTTTCAAGGCAAAGAAGCCAAGATTGTGTATTTTGTCTTGGGGGCTGATGAAAACTCTAAGGGAGCGGCGGCTTGGGCGGTGGGTGAGCCTAATATTGTCAATGTCGCTGCCACAAGAGCCAAAGAAGAGTTTTATGTCATTGGGGATAGGGATTTGTATAAAAACCTAGGAGTGATGAAAAAAACCATTGAGGTGATTGAGAAAAATAGTCATCGCTCATCTTAGTGTAAAAAGTTTGAGGGGGGTCGATCATGCCCCAAGATGAACTCCTTAATTCCGAGCAGTTTTATAGCGTTGCGTTCTATGGCTATATCCACTTGTCTAGTCCGCTTCTTTCTCTGTTGTACCTTTCTTTATACCTTTCCTTTTAACCCAAGAAGGCGTTTTATGGGCTTCTAAATATCAATTTTCATTTTAGAATTCCTCAAACCATTTTTTAGCCATTCTTTGATATTGTAGGGGCGTTTTTGATGTTTTATGGCGTGATAAACCCACAAAACAAGCTAATTATCACTTCAAAACCCTCTCTTGGGGGTTTGGGGGCTTTTGGGTATTGCACCCACTCAACACCCTACAGCAATTTTTCGTGTTAAAGGGAAGTTAAAGCCCCTATGTGGGGAATTTAGGCAGTGTTTTGTTTCTGTACCTTTTGCATCTCATCCAAAGACTGCAACCCAAAACCTAATTTCTTTAAAACTCTTGCAAACTCAAGAGCATCTCCCTCAAAAGGGGGTAAGTCAATGCCTTTAGACTCAGCAATAACCGCTAGAGTATCTTTAAGTTCTGCTATGTCGCCATTCTCTAAAACAGCTCTAAGATAACTTAAGCGCACTTGATCGGAGTCTAAGAACTCAGCTGCATTAAAGGGTTTAAAGGTTACGGACATGGATAATCCTTCAAGATTTTTTGTGCCTTGATTATATCCTTTTGTTGTGTGCTCTTATCGCCTTAAGCGCGCTACTGCACGGCGCTCCACAGTAAAATCACCAACACCTCTCCCCTTTTAGCCACATAAAGGTGGTAGCCTGCGCCTATATGGATACACATCTCAAAGATTTGACCCGTGATGTGCTTATGATCGCCAAAATGCCCACTTTCTAAAGTCCGCAAGCGGCGCACAACCGCACTGCGCCCCTTTAGGTCTTTTAGATTTTCTAGCTACTTTTCAAATTCGCTTGATGTTTGTACTTCTATACCCCATTTTAACCTAAAGCACCCATTTCAAGTCTTTGGAGCCCTAGTGGCGCATCTGTTGGTTTGAAAAATTGCATAAAACACAGATAGCGAGAGATACACTCCATTGGAATAAATCCATCTTACCGTATTAGCTCACTTTCAAAAAACTGCTTTAAACTAAAAGCATTAACACAAAAACGATAAGGAAGTTGCTTTCATGAAAAGAGCAGTTCAAAATCTTCTGTCTGCAGAACGCCTAAAGTCTTACACAAGCACTGAGGAACATTTTAGAAACTTACAACTCATTGCTCAAATCACTCCACACCTAGCCACTATTGAAATTTGTCTGAGAAATATCCTAGACATTGAGATGAAAAAGAAAAATCCAGATTGGATTGTAAATCCACTCAATGAGAGCGAAGAAGAAAAAAGAGTAGCTGTAATAATAGACCACGCAAGGCTTGAGATAGAAAAGAGAGAAAGAGGTAAAAAAGATGCTAATCGAGGATTGAAACACTCTCAATATCTTTCGCGCTTTTCACTAGGCACCATCATCCGCATCATTAAAGAGAGCAAACTGCAGAATACAATACTCGATTTGAGCAGTATGGACTTTAGCAAATACGACAAAAGCAATGCAAGCAATGCATATTTGGAGCGCAAAAAGGTTGAGAACATAAATGCTTACAAAGTAGACGCAGTGTTAAACCTGTTGCAGATTCTGCGCAACAGATGCTACCATTGGGAAAATATTTTGAAGGTTAGATATGGACATAAATATGTGTTCCCATACATCACCACAAGACTTAAAAACCTAAAACCTATAGGTCTAAGTCCCAGCACGATAGACAGATTTCTAGAAGATTTGCTCCAAGCGATCCAACCCGAACTCAACACAGAGATAGAAAATAGTGCAAAGAAAAGCAACTAGGATAAATGATCGCAGAACCCTCCGGGCGAAACCCGAAGGTGGTGGAAATCCACACCGAATTTGGCTAACTCTATCACAAAACATATTAGTTTCTACTTAAATCATAGATTGATAAGGGTAATTTCGATGGCATTAGCTGATTATCATACAACCCCATAATCACATCTATCATCTGTGCAGGGACATGTTGGCAATTCGAGCTGTTGCAGTTATCTTGTCTTAATTTTTTCAAGCATTGTTTTCTAAAGCTCTCACATTCCCCCACAATCGCTTTTAACACCAAAACCATAGTTTGATACTCCCAACCCCTAACCTTTCGCTCTACGACCCTTTAAAAGCCATTTAAATGCTATATTCACTTTAGTGCTTTGTTTCACTCTCTTTAAACAATCCTAAATAACCCCAAACAAACACCATTATCCCAAAAAACTGCAAGCACTCCAAAAAAGTAACCCCATTGCCACTCCAAAGCTCCAAAGTCCTACATGCAAAACTCTAAAAAAGCTATTTTGGGTGGTTTTTAGGTGTAGATTGTCCATTGCGAGTTTTACCTCTTGTCTGTATATCCTATCCTAGCCCCCTAAAAGCCCCCACAACCAACACTTTACCCCTAACCCATACCAAACACTCTTTAACCCAAGAAAGCGTCCTACGGCCTTTTAAACGCAGATTCTCATTTTAGAACTCCCCAAGCCATTTTATTGCAGGGGTGTTTTTAGTGTTTTAAACCAAAAATCTCTCTTTACTGCAATGACACCATAAAACCACAAAACAAACTCATCTCTCACTTCAAAACCCTCTCTTGGGGGTTTGGGGTTTGCCCCCAAGAGCAATATAGATGCCAAGCGTCAGCTTGGCTTACCTTAAACCCACTCAACCAACTTTTCAACAAAACTTAAAAATTTTTTTTTCACAAAAGAAATATGTAACACGGGCAAGCGCACCCGCACGCGGTTTTTAAAAAATTAGTTTTTTAGATTCTTTTTAAGATATATAATGTATGGCGAAGGGGGTTTCATGGACAAATTCCGCTGATAACATGGACAAATTCCGCAAAACCTAGGGTTTAACATGGACAAATTCCGCAAAACCTAGGGTTTAACATGGACAAATTCCGTTTTACTTGACAAATTTTAATAAATGCGACATAATCCCGCCAATTTGGCACAAAACCTTAAAAGAAAAAAACTATCAAAATGGATAATAAAAATCCTCTATACGGGCATGTAAGAAACCTAAAATACGACATTGATGCACTTACAGTGCTAGAGCATGAAACAGACAAAAGCACCGAACTGTATGAATTTATCCTAGCCCAAAAGACAGAGAAGCTAAAAGAGATTGTAAACTTCATTCTAGAACACGAGAATGAATGGGATCAGGGCGACATAGGTGATCTAGACACTTCTAAAGAAGCAATTAAAAATATCAAACACTTCATCGGCATCATGGATGGCATGGAAAGGCTCAAAACCACAAACACACGCCCCGACATCCATAAAAGTTGCGATGATGGCATTAAAGACTGCATTGAGCATATATGCACTGCCCTAACCACATGGACGGAGGGATGGACGGAGGGTGCAAAAAGAGAAAATGCATCATTCTATAATCCCTCAACTACGCAAACAATCCCCACACCGCCCACAGAAGTTGCCCAAGTTGCCCCAACTGAAGTGGACAATCCCAAAAATACTCCACAAACCTCACTACTAGCGCACATTTCCCAAGAAGTGGCCAAAGAAACTTTACAACAAGAGCCACAACTAGGCTTAGTGGCTAAAACCCCAAAAGCACCCAACAAAACAGAAAATCTAACAGGGGAGGATATAGAATACACCCCCGTTTTAGCCAAAAATACAAGAATAGCTAATCCTAAGCAAGTTGTGATGCATAACAACATCTACAAAGTTAATCTAGGCATGCTAGGTGAATTGGAAAACAATCTATTCTTTAGCCTTTTTAATCGCCTAAAAGACAAAAAAGACACGGTGATCCGTTTTACTCACCAAGAGTTAAAGATTCTGGCGGGTGACTTAAAAATGAACAACAAAGAGTTGTATAAGGCAGTCAAACAGCTATTTAACAACATAGCTGGAGCAAACTTTGATGCCATCAAATATTTACCCGATCAATCAATGCTGGTTGACAAGGTCATGTTTTTTAGGCGTTTTACTATGAAGCTTGATAAAAATAAAAATGTTGAGTACCTAGACATACAGGTCAATGACCCCTACTTCACATACTTACTAAACGACTTAGAAGCGAACTTCACCACCATGCAACTGCAAACTTTTTTAGACATCAGTGGTAAGTATGCTAAGAATTTATTTAGACTTTTGGAGCGTTTTAAACATGCCACAGACAAGAACGGGGTTTTTAAAGTCT
This window of the Helicobacter sp. NHP19-012 genome carries:
- a CDS encoding replication initiation protein, which produces MDNKNPLYGHVRNLKYDIDALTVLEHETDKSTELYEFILAQKTEKLKEIVNFILEHENEWDQGDIGDLDTSKEAIKNIKHFIGIMDGMERLKTTNTRPDIHKSCDDGIKDCIEHICTALTTWTEGWTEGAKRENASFYNPSTTQTIPTPPTEVAQVAPTEVDNPKNTPQTSLLAHISQEVAKETLQQEPQLGLVAKTPKAPNKTENLTGEDIEYTPVLAKNTRIANPKQVVMHNNIYKVNLGMLGELENNLFFSLFNRLKDKKDTVIRFTHQELKILAGDLKMNNKELYKAVKQLFNNIAGANFDAIKYLPDQSMLVDKVMFFRRFTMKLDKNKNVEYLDIQVNDPYFTYLLNDLEANFTTMQLQTFLDISGKYAKNLFRLLERFKHATDKNGVFKVCVYESNLQGFRDFMGIPPKFKVGDIDNRILNPILKQLTQKTKKLSHFEPPYKSVKVIKNKARERGARVLGYTFEVVINPAMQELEKALENAKVPRLKYFSKKDIKILNDCLHKHVDLVLKDKEGDPFSIPLATIEQIVPTKDSKALIVQFRAPPLVDGQLEVMQLYQDYTKYCQVCGHDYFTLAFAHMQDLLVLIEKTQERFNTPKTQQSPTINTTQKPKSKVSMACSLHFLKTTLHSTASNKSSS
- a CDS encoding AAA domain-containing protein codes for the protein MQNLKENILDAYTIVEYLGEGDIDKRDKKLKPLGTLDFELPDQKDYKQYFLNELQAFKDRQKIQDDRKVGLVCYFGIFAFEEIVQIFREKYNIQAEDDNDDIVKGDKFSLALVFDKDLSFVEDKTFYTMSAYVRENGDLTEDMQAHEKELKHALQIQFEEQGFDATFLDLYEKYKVDKDNFRFALLKNIDTELTNLHSFFIKDLQIAKTLNNKNLTTYFSKSNKAKKNCDSKSSSPNFNPSLFHEILAPKNYPLGRFVADSKYALSFMQQVALNIALDENNEPLRSVNGPPGTGKTTLLKDIFAELVVRQAYEIVQLKDKTIKSHVNCKLSKTEMAELGLLPKNIADKNILVASSNNGAVQNIVKELPKSKEISNEFKELAEKIDYFSKVANNEGEQNWGLFALEGGASANIKNY
- a CDS encoding DEAD/DEAH box helicase encodes the protein MVETLQDLQNEKDLKHACQTLLKAYIKAHFPVDIDFLDILDFQDGDNDTEDCFDIYKAFLALYHHVNQKRQRMQAYSQSLTELSYLRQEYIAKTKDFESAKTRRKNELDAKLYELEHSKTNIETKKQALTQEMGQIQMHLSSIDTHLQTLREEQRVLESNKPSFFARVFKTPSFRLQTEQEQQILENLKDFVQQKKEKQAHYNRLLTELQRLQALNIDQEQQNLQENFKQFVTQGTKNLENLGQRITHLSNTQDNTINPLDFSLSYEDLQKSNPWFNADFRKLQSQLFLLALGVKKQFLLDNLDNLKNAKDIWGNAYKLKDKENGKELLKGAFHWINLAIPVISTTFASFQRMFNALGKETDFVGNLFIDEAGQAVPQSCVGALFRSQKVMAVGDPSQIKPVLSLHPSMLNIIARKYNVTEHFLSYETSVQSIMDYISPYGYQKQDKSYIGIPLWVHRRCNSPMFDISNAISYDGLMVQGKDKDKSLGKAQFYDVKGRADNKFVLEQANFLKELIEAKLQENPELKATPEGIKDKENKDAIYVISPFRNVAFKLAESLKDLGFKHKRDVGTVHTFQGKEAKIVYFVLGADENSKGAAAWAVGEPNIVNVAATRAKEEFYVIGDRDLYKNLGVMKKTIEVIEKNSHRSS